A genomic region of Apteryx mantelli isolate bAptMan1 chromosome 10, bAptMan1.hap1, whole genome shotgun sequence contains the following coding sequences:
- the NETO2 gene encoding neuropilin and tolloid-like protein 2 — translation MALHRLCSVLEVLLVTILVVEGIAVAQKTQGGQNIGVNRIPPTQCDNWVRTSNGGHFASPNYPNMYPPNQECIYILEAAPRQRIELTFDEPYYIEPSFECRFDHLEVRDGPFGFSPLIDRYCGLKSPSLIRSTGRFMWIKFTSDEELEGKGFQAKYSFIPDPDFTYLGGILNPIPDCQFELSGADGIVRSSQVEQEEKTKPGQAVDCIWTIKATPNAKIYLRFLDYQMEHSNECKRNFVAVYDGSSSIENLKAKFCSTVANDVVLQTGTGVVRMWADEGSRLSRFRMLFTSFVDPPCSGSTYFCHSNMCINNSLVCNGIQNCAYPWDENHCREKKKTGLFEQITRTHGTIIGITSGIVLVLLIISILVQVKQPRKKVMACKNAFNKTGFQEVFDPPHYELFSLRDKEISADLADLSEELENYQKMRRSSTASRCIHDHHCGSQASNIKQSRTNLSSMELPFRNDFAQPQPMKTFNSTFKKSSYTFKQAHDCPEQVIEDRVMEEIPCEIYVRGREDTAQGSLSIDF, via the exons TGTTGCTGGTAACAATTCTTGTAGTGGAAGGGATTGCCGTTGCACAGAAGACACAAG gtGGGCAAAATATTGGAGTGAACCGCATTCCTCCTACCCAGTGTGATAATTGGGTACGGACAAGTAATGGAGGACACTTTGCTTCGCCAAATTACCCTAACATGTACCCACCAAATCAAGAGTGTATCTATATCTTAGAAG CTGCTCCACGACAAAGAATTGAGTTGACCTTTGATGAACCTTATTATATAGAACCCTCATTTGAATGCCGGTTTGATCATCTGGAGGTTCGAGACGGACCTTTTGGTTTCTCCCCTCTCATTGATCGTTACTGTGGTCTGAAAAGTCCTTCACTAATTAGATCAACAGGGAGATTTATGTGGATCAAGTTTACTTCTGATGAGGAGCTGGAAGGAAAGGGATTTCAAGCAAAGTACTCATTTATACCAG ATCCTGACTTCACTTacctgggaggtattttaaatCCCATTCCAG ACTGCCAATTTGAGCTCTCAGGAGCTGACGGAATAGTACGTTCCAGTCAAgtagaacaagaagaaaaaacaaagccaggaCAAGCAGTTGACTGCATATGGACAATTAAGGCCACTCCAAATGCTAAG ATTTATTTGCGATTTTTGGACTATCAAATGGAGCATTCGAATGAATGCAAAAGAAACTTTGTTGCTGTATATGATGGAAGTAGCTCTATTGAAAACCTGAAGGCCAAGTTTTGCAGCACTGTAGCAAACGATGTGGTGCTGCAGACGGGGACAGGCGTGGTACGCATGTGGGCAGATGAAGGCAGTAGACTAAGCAGATTCAGAATGCTGTTCACTTCATTCGTGGATC ctccctgctcagGCAGCACTTACTTCTGCCATAGCAACATGTGCATCAATAATTCTTTAGTCTGCAATGGCATTCAAAACTGTGCATACCCTTGGGATGAAAATCACTGCAGAG aaaagaaaaagactggaTTGTTTGAACAAATCACCAGAACTCATGGAACAATCATTGGCATCACATCAGGGATAGTTTTAGTTCTTCTTATCATTTCAATTCTAGTGCAAGTAAAGCAACCTCGCAAAAAGGTTATGGCTTGCAAGAATGCTTTCAATAAAACTGGTTTCCAAGAAGTATTTGATCCTCCACATTATGAACTATTTTCACTAAGGGACAAAGAAATTTCTGCAGATTTGGCAGATTTATCAGAAGAACTTGAAAACTATCAGAAAATGAGACGCTCTTCAACAGCTTCTAGATGCATTCATGACCACCACTGTGGCTCTCAGGCCTCTAATATAAAACAAAGCAGGACAAACCTCAGCTCCATGGAACTTCCCTTCCGCAATGATTTTGCGCAACCTCAGCCAATGAAAACATTTAATAGCACATTCAAGAAAAGTAGTTACACTTTCAAACAAGCGCATGACTGCCCTGAGCAAGTCATAGAAGACAGGGTTATGGAAGAGATTCCCTGTGAAATCTATGTTAGAGGAAGAGAAGATACTGCACAAGGTTCATTGTCTATTGACTTTTAA